Genomic window (Ruminococcus flavefaciens AE3010):
ACGCTTGCGGCAAGAGACTCATAGGTGTCTTTACCTGCTTCCTCTGTAATCGAGTCGGTGTAAGCCTCTATCTCGCCCTTGAGCCTTGCAGCTTCCTCCGAGACCTCGCTGAGACGTGAGTTGAGCTCGCTGCGCTTGCTGCTCTTTGCACTGATGTAAGCGTCCTTTGCAGAATCTCTTACTGCCTGCTTGGCGTCAGCCTCTGCCTTTGTGATCTCAACATTTGCGTTTGCAGTGAGAGCCTCTACATAGAGATCGTGGGCTGTCTTGTACTCCTCCTCGGCAGCTGCATAAACACTGTAAAGAGTCGGAAGGTCTCCGATGAATTCGGGGTCAGCCTCCTCATACATATCAGAAGTGATATTCTGGACAGCCGTATCAAGCTTTGTCTGTAAAGCGGAAACTCTTGAATACTCAGCCTTGTTGGACTTGTTTTTCTCCTTTTCCGCAGCTAATATTCCTTCATTGTTCCTTGCGGCGTCCCGCTTTGCGATGAGAGCATTTATCTCATCACGTGCAGCATTTATTTCCCGATTGTCCTCGGAATAATCAAGTGGCTCCTTCAGGAGAGCTGTTTCGTAATCCAGCTTTGCCTTGTCGTAATCCGATTCAGCAAGCTCAAGGGCTTCATTTCCCACAGCGTTTACTGTAAAGAGGACGTCGTCCTTGTGGACCTCCTGTCCCGACTTTATATGTACCTTTTCCACCACTCTGTTGGCTTCCGCCTTTACCTCATACGCCTGATTCGACTCAACAGTGCCCTGTGACCTGATGCGTTCAGTGAGCTTTCCCGAAGTAACCGACTCAGTGGAGATCTCGGGGAGCGCCTTGTTCATTATGGTATTTGAAAAGAATGTGAGCACCAGCATCAGCGCCAGAAATATTATGATAAGCGTCTTTATGAGCTCACGTCTTTTGGCAGGCGACTTTGCTTCTTTTTCTCCGCGCTCTGCCTGTATATCCTGAATTTCTTTTGTTTCGTTCATATTATTACTCCTTTGAGAGATGACTTTTCTGCATCAGCCCTTGATTCCGCCCGAATAGGTTATTCCCTCTATGAGGTAATCCTCACCGTAGAGGAACATCAGCACCGTCGGTATCATGTATACGACTCCTACCGCAAACGCCAGACCTATATCGCCTGTGCTTATCTGTGAAAGGAATACGGAAAGGGGGTGAAGCGTAGATTCTTTCATAAGTACAAGGGGCTGTTCCACCATGTTCCAGTAATCTATGAATACCAGCATGGCAATGGATACTATAGCTCCCTTGCAAAGTGGGATATATATTTTGGTAAGTATCTTGAATTCTCCTGCGCCGTCAAGCTTTGCCGCCTCAACAAATGAGACAGGTATGCGCCGCATTACCTTTGTCAGCAGGAATATACTGAAAGGCGAGAATACAGCAGGAAGTATTATGGAAAGTCTGGTATCCAACAGTCCGAACTTATCCGCAACGAGATAATTGGGAACAAGAGTTACCTGATAGGGCATTATCATAAGTATGATATATGCAAAGAAGATGATACCCTTGAATTTATTGGGATACCTTGAGAATCCGTATGACGTGAGTATCGCCACAGCCATCTGGAACACTGTTATAGGAACTGTCAGCCATACCGAGTTCCAGAACTTCATGAGATAGTCGGAATTCTGAATGAGGACTGCCTTGTACTGGTCAAATGTCACCTTGTCGGGAATGAATTTAAGGTTTACATTACTGGAGATAAAGGTCTTTTTGTCCTCGGTCATATTCGACAGCATAGCGCCGTAATTGGCGTTTATCTCATTTGAAGTCATAAAGGAGTTTGCAAGCGTCAGCACCGTGGGCATAATAAACAGTACAGCCGCCATGAATATAAATACAAATACTAAGGAATTGATTATTTTTCTTCGGCTTTTCACCGATATTCTTTTCAGCTTCATCAGTTCTCCACGTCCTTTCCGAAGATGTCCTCGGCAATGAGGAGAACTGCCATTATCACTATCATAACAAGGGCAAACAGCACCGCTGCTGCCGAGAGCTTCTGATAGTCAAGGCTGTTGAACGTATTGTTCATGAAGTGCTGGAGCATATAAAGCGAATCGTTGGGATAATTTCCCGTCAGGAGGTATACCTCACGGAATATCTTGAATGAATTTATCATGGAAAGTATCAGCACGAACAGGATAGTCGGCGAAAGATACCTGAGCTTTATATGTACGAATTTATAGAAGCTTCCCGCACCCTCAAGGTCAGCCACCTCAATGATGTCCTTTGGTATTGCACACAGCGCCGACATGAAGAGTATCATGTTGTAGCCTAAGTTTTTCCATAGGAACATACATATTATAACCAGCTGTCCCGATGAGGATTTCAGCCAGTCAACTGAGTGTCCGCCCATTGCCTCAACTATCTGATTGACCGTTCCGTGATTGTGGAAGAGTACCTGCCACACAAGAACTACAGAAGCAGTGGGGACCATCAGAGGACTCAGGAAGAATGTTCTGAATATGCTCTTGCCGGGGATATTGCGCTCCAGAAGCATCGCAAGCCCCAGAGACAGTATAACCGAAAGCGGTACCGCTACAAGTGAGAAAAACGCAGTGTTCTTAACAGCCTTTGTAAAAGCTGAATTGCTGAACAGCTTGATGTAATTTTCGATCCCGACAAAATCCTTCAGAACAGGATTGTTGATCAGTGAGTAGTATATTACTATGCAGAACGGAACAAGGAAGAATATCATTACTCCCATAAGGCTCGGCAGCACGCACACATTGCTGAATATCCTCTCACCTTTTCTTCCGCACTGATCCTTTGTCTTATTTCTCATTTTAACACAACCTTACAAAAAATCTTATGCTGATCTATATCTTTATTTCGTCCTCGCTTTTGGCTGCTCTATATATAAGTGTTTTTCCAAGCCGTAAAAGACGAAGCCGAGAAATATTTTTTTAATTTAACTTTTAGTATGTATCAATTGGCTGTATAAAACATTCCACACTAATAACACAACCGAAGTATGTCATTTTGTGCATTGATAAAAAATATTTTCGTATTCTGTTACACATTTAAAATAATACAACATTGACAAAGCCTTGTCAATAGAATGAGCAGCAGTTCTTCACATTCAGGGAATATTTCTGCATAATTGCAAATAAAGACCTGTATTTCGGGATTTTTTTAGTAAAAAGCAATGTATGCGGACAGCTCTTTTCCGCCGCTCCCCTTATTACATTCATATCATACTACACAAACGTGACATTAACGTGACTTTTAAATTACAAATCCGTCACTTTATTAGAAATTATAAATGCATATTCTTATTTTTAAACTGCGGAAAATCTTAATTCTTTCTTAATAATGCAGAAGCCCGAACTGAATATACCATACTCTTCTATTATATTAGACGTTAGACAATAACGTTTTGTGACATGATTTTTTATAAAAAATCATGTTTTACAATATCAATCGGCATTTTGTCTTTCATAAAGTTTGACAGGTCGATTTTTTTAGTAAATGTGACTTTTTTTCAAAAGTGGTATTGACAATCAGCTCTGATTATGATACAATATTTCATGTTGAAACGCCGTGCGGGTGTAGTTCAATGGTAGAATTCCAGCCTTCCAAGCTGGTTACGTGGGTTCGATTCCCATCACCCGCTCCATTCTCTTAGCAGCTTTTGCTGCTAAAGTTTTCTGTGCGCCTTTAACTCAGCTGGATAGAGTAACTGCCTTCTAAGCAGTAAGCCGCTGGTTCGAATCCAGCAAGGCGCGCCATTCCGAAACTCTCCGTTACTTGACTCCATCTAATGGAGAGCTTCGTTTTTATTTATTGAATATGGTGGGTGTAGCTTAGCTGGTTAAAGCGTCGGATTGTGGTCCCGAAGACCGTGGGTTCGAATCCCATCTCCCACCCTCATGAAATAGGCACTTTCGAGAAATCGGAAGTGCTTTTTTCGTTTTTTTCCTACAGTTTTCCTACACTTTTTGACGATACTTGCAAAATCAGCTGCATATCAATGTCATAAAAAAAGAAATGAAAAGTTCTATCTTTCATCGGGCTGATAACTCTTCTGCCGCGCGATTAATGTTAAAACGTAAAACTATAAGTCCCCGCACTCGCGGGGACTCTCTGTATCATTTTCCATAAGTTTTGAATCTATCATGGTACTAAGCTAAATCAGAATTTAGAAGTTCCCTTTCTCGTCTTCCTGTAAAAAACAAATCCGTCCTCTTCTTTTATGATTTGATACCCTAATTTTTCGTAAAAAGCGTTTGTCCGTACATTCCAGCTTGGAGTGTCCAGATTAAATTCTTCGGCAAATGGGTAGTACTTTTCTATGCACTCCATTAAATGAGTTCCATAACCTTTTCTATGATAGATGCTGTCAATAAAAATTCTGCCAATGTACACGGTATTTTTTGTTTCGTCCGAGAATATGACGGCTGCTCCCACAATATCTTTTCCTATCATTGCCTGATACAAATGCCCCTCTCGAGCCATTTGTTTATGCCATTCTACTGAATCATATTCAGGCGGACAGTCGCCTTTTGTTCCGCCAACATTTACGTCTGTTTCAAATGCTCTGACAGACATGTCTACAATTGTTTTTACCTGTTTTTCTTCTACTATGACAATATTCATTCTACTTCCTCGATCTTCTTACAAACTCCGATTTATCACAGTTCCCTGCTTACTATCCATATTATACACTGCACTGTCGCCAAAAGTCAAGAATACTGCTATGAGAAGTGATAAGCAAGCATGTATAACATAAGCAGGTACTCCCGATATAGGAACACCTGCTCTTCGTTTATTAGTCACTGCTATCACCGAATAGGTCTGTGAAGCAGCTTGTAATATAGTCCATTTCATTCTTTTTATCTGAATCATCGGTATGACTGTACACGTTAAAAGTCGTGAGAAAGTCACTGTGCCCGGCATAGTCCTGTATCTGCTTCATCGAGAACGCATTATTATTTGCGAGAAGGCTGATACAAGAGTGCCTGAGTTCATGGAACCTGATATGAGGGAGCTCATTTTCATCAAGGAGCTTAGTAAACTGATGCGTTATACTGTCCGGCGTTATTAACGCACCTACAGGGTTAACGCACAGGAAATCCTTATACTCATTTGTCTCCCTCATCATAGTCTCCTGCTTTACTTTAAGAGCTTTAAGATAGTTATAAAGTGCATCGTTGATCGTAAAGCTTCTCTCGCTGCTTTCAGTCTTGAGGAAGTATTTCAGAATAATATCCTTCGGCTTAAGGCTATTGGTGTGACCTATGACCTTATAGGTCCCATGCGGAAGTATGCTGGAATCGCCCATAATAACGCTCTGCTTTATATGCAGCAGTCTTTTATTGAAATCGACGTTATCCCAGGTTATACCGACTATCTCAGACCTTCTGAGTCCGAGTACCATAGCAAGTACTACAGGTGTTTCTATGTATGAGCCTTTAGCCGCATGAGCAAGGATATTAAGCTGCGCTGCATTGTAGTAGCAGCCTTCCTTCTTGACCTTCGACGGCCTGTCAACAACCCTCATAGGGTTCTTAATGATAAAATCGTTCTTCTCAGCATATCTGAATGCAGGACCTATAAGACTTAGAAGCTTATGTACAGTCTTTGGGCTCAACCCCTGATTCAACTTATACTCATTAAACACTTCTATATCTCTTGCCTTCATATCCTTCAATGGCTTCCCGTTCTTAAAGTATGGCGTTATATGCTTATTTATAGCCGAAACATAGTCATTATACGTTGTCGGAGATATCTTCGTCTTATTGCTTTCAAGACAGTACTTTACACATTTATCTAACGTCCACGTCGAAAAATCGTTATCAACGATACCGTCAAATCTCGCAACTATCTCTTTGGCCTTTGCATCAGCAAGCTTCTTATTAATCTCTCTGCCGTACTTATCATAGGCCTTTATGCCGGTAGATAACTGCTTGCGTCTTTTCTTGCCTTTAGCATCTGCGACATAAAAGTTGACATGCCACAGACCTTTATTTGTGTGAAGCTTATAATCCATAATTTATACCCTCCTAAAAATCCGGCTGCCGTTCATCGCAGCAGCCGTGATTATGATATTAACTTTCCATCGAATGCTTATTGAGGTATTCGATAATGTAAAGCTTCGGTATCTTGTGCGTGCTGCCTATTCTGATAGACGGTATGTCGCCCTTAAGCAGTTCAAACGCTTTGTTTCTGCCTATGTGAAGCATTTTCATCATCTGCTTCGTAGAAACAATATCAGGATACTCTTTAAATGTATTCTCTGCTGTTAACATCTTTTTCTCCTTTCTGAGCAGGGCACTTGACCTGCTTACTATAGTTACATATATTATCAACCAAGACTGAATCATCTCAGTTGTTTTACCACATTGATTTCTGTGGATTATATTAGTTCATATGGTTAATGTAAGCTTGGAATCTTCTCAAATTCGCAATATATTCAATATACTTATTTATCACATAAACTATTGGTTCTTCCCCTACGGTAGCCATGAGATTATCCAACTTCTCGATAGTCAAAGTATGTGCTGAATTATCATAGGATTTCAATGTATTCATATGGATCTTCAGGCCGGAAGCAAAATCTTCATCGGAAATTCCTTTTTTATGCTGCCATTCCCTCAGCCATATCCAACCTGCTTTTGAAAGCGGTGGTGGGTTAATGCTATACATAGTAATCTCTCCTTTCAGAGCCGAGCTTGACTTGATATGGTAATTATTAGGCAAATACCTCCATTAGTATGGGAATGGGGAAGTACCAAAACGAGCTTTGAGTTTATCTATCTCGTCAAAATTCAAATACTCATCTTTATAAACCGCACTTTTGATATTATAATCAAATAATCTGTTATAATCGTTATCACTGCATTCAGGGAAACGTTTGATATTATTGCAGTACTTGTCATACTTGCAATTCAAAAAATCTTTAAACGGCATAATAGCAACACATACACCGTTGCAGCATGTTGAATAAACGAGCTTGACAATTTCTATTATTCTATATGGATTAGCACAGCGAATAACTTCCCTAACCCAAAACACATCCGTTAACTTTTTAATAAATTTTTCCCCACTCTTTAAGCAATAACCCATTTCAAGTATCTTTTCGCCAACCTCTATGGAATAAGTACTAATCTCTATTGGTGGCTCAGACTTAACATTATTGGTTTTTTCATATTTGTTGATTTTATTACATTTTAACTCTGACATAATTTTTTCTCCTTCTGCTTGACCTGTATGGTCATTTAGCATATAATTATTGTATACGGTGCGCCCACGAAGGGCGCAACCAGTATTAACTTATTTTATACCGTACTCCTTCTGGAACTTTCCATAGAGAGGTGTGTCGATGAACTTGATAGCCTTTGCGTGAATAACGATAGGCTCGTTCACCCCGTCAATTTTATTGTACAACTCAGCGCAGAGTATAATATCACCGATACCCATAGAACCGAAGCCAGCGTTAGCTGCGTTCTTATATCCAAGCTCGACAGCTATACGCTCGAGGGATTTAGCAGGTCGGAAGAAAATCTTGATACCTGCCTCCTTAACTACGTCGATAGCGCGACTGCCGATTGAGATATATTCCGTAGTCATACCTATGAACTTGGTGTTGAACTTTCTTCCTTGGGTCAATATAGTATGTAGTGGACTGCCTTCAGCAAAACACTGGTCTTTGATCTCGTCCACAACTATTGACAGCGGAGCTGTATCATGGTCTCGTTGCCACTCAAAAGCCGATGCTATCAATGCATCGAGTAATGAGTGTTCTTTATCACCTGATTCGTTCCCCAAGTATAGAACCGGAATCTTTTTTGTTTTTTCAAAGAATTCTGCCCAGCCTTGCTCCTCGAACCCTATCTTGTCAATGTCGTCAAGCGTAGAACTGATAAGGCTGAACACATGATTGCCGACCTTACCGCCTCTTTTAAGCGCGTTACGGAGCATTTCGGTTGAAACTGAAGTAATATTTGGATACCTCTTCAGCATATCCGAAATTACGCCAGTAAGGGATCTTGTTTCGTCCTTATCGAGTTTACCCGCAATAGCCTTAATAAAGCTGACAATGCGGCGCTTCCTAGCCGGAAGGCCGGAACAGTCTCCAATGAGCAAAAGATTTACAGGTATTTTTCTTTTGCCGTCAGCAACTTCGATAAACTCGAATAGAGCATCGACGACCTCTGGGGGAAGTGCTCTGATAACTTCATCACGAGTGAATGAGTCACTTACGTCACAAACGAGCATCCTGCTCCCGAGCATCGCCAATAATGGTAATAAATTTGTTGCGCAGAAGGACTTGCCTTTTCCGCTCTGTCCTGTGATAAAGATATGATCGTTGGACTTATTCCCAAATGATATATCCTTACCAACATATCTGCCATCTGCTGTTATACCCAGCGGAAGTAACTCGTTCTGTCCAAGCTCACTATAGTCGAGAAGGAACTTCTGATAATCGGCAAGTTCAAGCCTCTTACGATTTTCTGCATTGATAAGTTTCTTGCTTACGCCGTAAGTATACAGCATATACGATTCCCCATCGGAATTCTGAACATGAAACCTGTAACACTTGCTATTGTGATCATTGATATTAAGGCAATCGCTTGCTTTTATTGCATCCGTAAGTGTGTTGACGCTATTAAGCTTTAACTTACTGCGAGCAAGCTCTCCTATTATGTCCGTATCGAAATAGACGTAGTCATCGTCAACGATGACCGAGTTGTTTCCTTGATTGATAACGATAAACTTCGTCCGCTTTATGAAATTAAAGCGTCCGCTGCTAATCTCCTCATTCAGACAGTTGCCTAGAAGAGTAAGTAGTAACTCATCGTTACTTGAACCAACCTCGTTGTATGTACTAAGGATATCTACCAGCCTCGACTCTGTTCCTTCGTCGAAGAATACGCCAAAATATTCATCATATGTTCGTAGGGCAGCTACGAGTATATAGTAAGCGTTTCTGCGTTGAGCAGGAATCATATACGGAGTCTTCTTAGAGACTTCTTCGATATTCGCATTAAAAATCTCGATAAACTCACAAAATTCCTTCTGTATTCTTTCGATGAGCTTGGCGTCGTGGGACTCCAATACCTCTGTCAGGACTGCCTGACTGATATCATAGTTACCATCATAACCTGAGAAATCAATACACAGATCCGGACGCATCTGAGCAAATGCGTAATCTGATACGATCACTGGTATCTGACAGAAACCAGAATTGCTGTTGAGCGCCCTACGCTGAAGAACATCTATTGCTTCCTCACGTTTTTTTGATTCATCTGCCTTTGTATCATCAACAACAAGCAGAACTGCATCATTCAGCAGCCTGCTTGCATGTTCGATATTCTTGGCCCTGCTCAGTGAGAGTACTGAACCGTGACCGTAACTTACGTTATCAAACATTGCAGCCCACAATGAACTGTCAGCCATATCAGTAGTTTTGAAATT
Coding sequences:
- a CDS encoding biotin/lipoyl-binding protein — encoded protein: MNETKEIQDIQAERGEKEAKSPAKRRELIKTLIIIFLALMLVLTFFSNTIMNKALPEISTESVTSGKLTERIRSQGTVESNQAYEVKAEANRVVEKVHIKSGQEVHKDDVLFTVNAVGNEALELAESDYDKAKLDYETALLKEPLDYSEDNREINAARDEINALIAKRDAARNNEGILAAEKEKNKSNKAEYSRVSALQTKLDTAVQNITSDMYEEADPEFIGDLPTLYSVYAAAEEEYKTAHDLYVEALTANANVEITKAEADAKQAVRDSAKDAYISAKSSKRSELNSRLSEVSEEAARLKGEIEAYTDSITEEAGKDTYESLAASVIEKQNALEKKIIELNKTKKSDSIKEQQNALNLESLKKDMERKKEKYEKLKKDDKATEIRSKYDGVVSAINIKVDETTVENSPLAVIDLVSEGYTVKLTVDADKLKKVKKGAIAEVMNNYDGDVEAVLSEIKSDPSAGAKKKSLIFTVTGNVESGDTLDLSIPLGSGTYDAIVPKSAVVPDNGSSYVLVVRQKSTPLGNRYYAERVTVNEEAKDEVSCAVSGDISRGDFVITAASKPLHPGDQVRMKDK
- a CDS encoding carbohydrate ABC transporter permease, coding for MKLKRISVKSRRKIINSLVFVFIFMAAVLFIMPTVLTLANSFMTSNEINANYGAMLSNMTEDKKTFISSNVNLKFIPDKVTFDQYKAVLIQNSDYLMKFWNSVWLTVPITVFQMAVAILTSYGFSRYPNKFKGIIFFAYIILMIMPYQVTLVPNYLVADKFGLLDTRLSIILPAVFSPFSIFLLTKVMRRIPVSFVEAAKLDGAGEFKILTKIYIPLCKGAIVSIAMLVFIDYWNMVEQPLVLMKESTLHPLSVFLSQISTGDIGLAFAVGVVYMIPTVLMFLYGEDYLIEGITYSGGIKG
- a CDS encoding carbohydrate ABC transporter permease; its protein translation is MRNKTKDQCGRKGERIFSNVCVLPSLMGVMIFFLVPFCIVIYYSLINNPVLKDFVGIENYIKLFSNSAFTKAVKNTAFFSLVAVPLSVILSLGLAMLLERNIPGKSIFRTFFLSPLMVPTASVVLVWQVLFHNHGTVNQIVEAMGGHSVDWLKSSSGQLVIICMFLWKNLGYNMILFMSALCAIPKDIIEVADLEGAGSFYKFVHIKLRYLSPTILFVLILSMINSFKIFREVYLLTGNYPNDSLYMLQHFMNNTFNSLDYQKLSAAAVLFALVMIVIMAVLLIAEDIFGKDVEN
- a CDS encoding GNAT family N-acetyltransferase encodes the protein MNIVIVEEKQVKTIVDMSVRAFETDVNVGGTKGDCPPEYDSVEWHKQMAREGHLYQAMIGKDIVGAAVIFSDETKNTVYIGRIFIDSIYHRKGYGTHLMECIEKYYPFAEEFNLDTPSWNVRTNAFYEKLGYQIIKEEDGFVFYRKTRKGTSKF
- a CDS encoding tyrosine-type recombinase/integrase, with the protein product MDYKLHTNKGLWHVNFYVADAKGKKRRKQLSTGIKAYDKYGREINKKLADAKAKEIVARFDGIVDNDFSTWTLDKCVKYCLESNKTKISPTTYNDYVSAINKHITPYFKNGKPLKDMKARDIEVFNEYKLNQGLSPKTVHKLLSLIGPAFRYAEKNDFIIKNPMRVVDRPSKVKKEGCYYNAAQLNILAHAAKGSYIETPVVLAMVLGLRRSEIVGITWDNVDFNKRLLHIKQSVIMGDSSILPHGTYKVIGHTNSLKPKDIILKYFLKTESSERSFTINDALYNYLKALKVKQETMMRETNEYKDFLCVNPVGALITPDSITHQFTKLLDENELPHIRFHELRHSCISLLANNNAFSMKQIQDYAGHSDFLTTFNVYSHTDDSDKKNEMDYITSCFTDLFGDSSD
- a CDS encoding helix-turn-helix domain-containing protein; translated protein: MLTAENTFKEYPDIVSTKQMMKMLHIGRNKAFELLKGDIPSIRIGSTHKIPKLYIIEYLNKHSMES